A region of Streptomyces halobius DNA encodes the following proteins:
- a CDS encoding GNAT family N-acetyltransferase, whose protein sequence is MRAATMPAPVLVCETDDNETWLLLRLGDRFVGYLDVIDCGDELWVMEVGVHPDHRGHGHGTRLLKALLDGNPGSQIALSCGSFAPGHVWRRAPEGLTDPVLAAWYARHGFRLEPDDEDGRRMVRLP, encoded by the coding sequence GTGCGCGCCGCCACCATGCCCGCGCCCGTCCTCGTCTGCGAGACCGACGACAACGAGACGTGGCTGCTGCTGCGCCTCGGCGACAGGTTCGTCGGCTACCTGGACGTTATCGACTGCGGCGACGAGCTGTGGGTTATGGAGGTGGGTGTCCACCCCGACCACCGTGGCCACGGGCACGGCACACGGCTGCTGAAGGCCCTGCTCGATGGGAACCCCGGCTCGCAGATCGCCCTCTCGTGCGGCTCGTTCGCACCGGGCCATGTGTGGCGCCGCGCCCCGGAGGGCCTGACTGACCCGGTGCTTGCCGCCTGGTACGCGCGGCACGGCTTCCGCCTGGAACCCGACGACGAGGACGGCCGCCGCATGGTGCGCCTGCCCTGA